The Labilibaculum sp. sequence AAACCCGATCGATTCCAACCAACTTGCAGGCATATAGAATGGCCGGATTAATTTTTCCATTCTTCCCTGGAGGTGTACAAAGAACAAGCTCACCACAACCAGCCAATTTTGCAGGAATGCCTAACATTAACACCGTTGAAAACAAAGGAGCGCTTCCACCCGGAACATACAAACCAACCTTTTCGATTGCTGTTGATTTCCTCCAGCAACGAACTCCTTCACTTGTCTCAATCACCTCAGAATCCTGAAATTGAGCCTCATGAAATGTCTGGATATTCTTTGCTGCAATTACCAAAGCTTGTTTTAATTCATCATCGAGCATACTCTCCGATGCATCGATATCAGCTCGGTTAACTTCCGTTTTATTAATATTTACGCCATCATACTGCAGGGTATATTTAAACAACGCTTTATCGCCATCCCGTTTTATTTCTCCAAAAACCAGATTTACGGCATCCTCTAACTCATCCACATTAAAGATAGGACGAGTTAATACACTATTCCAAGATTCTTTCGCCGGGTACTTTATTACTTGCATTTTCGTAGGAATTAAACTTACAACACCATTTTCTGAATTGGAATAATCAATATTCCTTCTGCACCATTCAATTTTAACTGATCAATGACTCCCCAAAAATCATTCTCGTTTATAACAGAGTGAATAGAACTCCATCCTTCCTGTGCCAAAGGCAATACAGTCGGGCTTTTCATTCCAGGCAGCACCTTAATGATATCCTCCACTTTATCATTGGGCGCATTCAGCAAAATATATTTGTTGTTTTTTGCGGCTAAAACAGATTTCATTCGAAACAGCAGTCGTTCCAATATAGCACTCTTTAGATTGCTGATATTTTTATTCGCAACCAAACAGGCCTCCGAAACCAAAACCTCTTCCACCTCAACCAGTCCATTCTTGAACAATGTACTACCGGAACTCACCAAATCGCAAATTCCATCGGCCAAACCAATATTAGGCGCAATTTCAACAGAACCGGAAATTACGTGAATTTCACAATCTAAGTTATTGGCATCTAAAAACTGCTGCAAGGAATTTGGATAGGACGTGGCTAATTTTTTCCCATTAAAATACTCCAATCCTGTATACTCTACATCTTTCGGCAAAGCCATTGCCAACCTACACTTTGAAAAACCTAATTTCTGAAGGATCTCAAGTTCCTTTTGCTTTTCGATAATTACATTCTCTCCTATGATAGCAATATCCGCGACACCATCCTGAACGTACTGAGGAATATCTGAATTTCTTAGGTATAAAACTTCGAGTGGAAAATTGGAAGCGTTTGCTTTCAATTGATCTTTTCCATTATCGATGGAAATACCACACTCTTTCAGAATTCGCAAGGAATCTTCCTGCAGTCTTCCAGATTTTTGTACTGCAATTGTTAATTTTTCTCCCATGGTTAAAAATTTTGGTGCCTTCTGGTATCAGTTTTAGGCAATAAAAAACGCCCGACTGTTACCAGCGGGCGTTTAAATGTTAGTTAAAATATCTTTAGAAATACTGCATAACATCCTCAGCTCACCGGTTGGTAAGTATAATGATGATGATGATGAATTGCAGTAAATTTCATTTTTTCTTTTTTGATATGCCACAAAGATTAGTAAAATATTTTAAGCATCCAAATTCAGACTCAAAGAATTACAATAATATAAACTTAAATTAACAACACCTGATTTAGGCTGCATGTAATAAATTACATGACATTTTACGATACAAAACCAAACCTTATATGGGGGTCATCTCAAAAAAAACAATTTTTCTTCCTTATACCCCTTATCGTAATCGTTATAAATACTAAAAACATCATTTTTTATAAATTACCCCCTATTTTTCTATTGTGTTTTTGATTTTTTTAATACTTTTACAAAATCAAACTATTAAATATAGGGGTCACATTAAAAAAAACCACATTTTATAAACCGATACCCCCACATTCCGAATAGTCTGATTGAAATAAACCATTTTTACTAACTATTATAGAAAACCTAAATTTTTACCACATGCAAAAACATTATTTAGCTCTTCGAAACAAAGCCACATTGCATTCCGAAGATAAAAAAGAGCAATCCCTTTCTTCAAATTTTCGACAACGGTCGAATTTACGCTTGGTCTAAACCCGAAACCCGAGATTCCTTAATCCGGGGAATCTCGGTGTTTCAACCAGCCAAAAATGAAAGAGTATGATTTAAAAAACAATTTAAACAATTAGCTCATGAAAAAGATCGAAGCAATTATCCGTAAAACAAAATTTGAAGACGTAAAAAAAGGCCTGCACAATATCGGAATTGACTACTTGTCATTTTGGGATGTAAGAGGCGTAGGAAAATCAGTAGAAGAGAGAGTTTATCGAGGTGTAATCTACGACACCAGCAGTATCGAAAGAACATTAATTTCTTTCATTGTGCGGGATAAATATGTTGATAGCTGTATTGTAAGCATTCGTGAAAATGCTTTCACCGGAGAAGTTGGAGACGGAAGAATTTTCGTTTACAATGTTGAGGATGCTTACCGTATTCGAACAGGTGATTCGGGTGATCGTTCCCTATACGACGAAGAGTAATCAGCAACTAATTTTTCACAATTTAAATTACCTATCATGGAAGAGACACTTACTTTAAATACTTTACAAGCAGCCGTTGCCGAAACGGGACACTCAATTGATATTGTTTGGGTTTTAATAGCAACAGCACTTGTTATGTTTATGCAGCCAGGATTTGCCATGGCTGAAGCTGGTTTTACAAGATCAAAGAACACAGCTAATATTTTAATGAAAAATCTTGTTGACTTTGCTGTTGGATCCATTGCATTTTTCCTCATTGGATACGCCCTGATGTTTGGCACAGATATAGGAGGATTGATAGGTAAACTTCCATTTATGGAAGATGTAAGACCTGATATTGACTTATCATTTTTAATGTTCCAAACCGTTTTTGCAGCAACAGCAGCTACCATTGTATCCGGTGCTGTCGCTGAACGAACTGAATTTAAAGCCTACGTGCTCTTTAGTATTGTGACTACAGCCATTGTTTACCCAATATCAGGGCACTGGATTTGGGGTGGTGGATGGTTAAGCGAACTTGGCTTTCACGATTTTGCCGGATCAACTGTTGTTCACTCCGTTGGAGCATGGATGGGACTTGTCGGAGCCGCTATAATCGGCCCTAGAATAGGAAAATATAATGGCAAAGTAAATGCCATTCCCGGTCACAATCTTACCTTTGCCGCACTTGGCGTATTCATTCTTTGGTTTGGATGGTTTGGTTTTAATGCAGGCTCTCAATTAGCCGCTAACGGCACAGCAAATACAGTTGCAATATCTCATATATTCCTGACAACCAATTTATCTGCCGCGGCAGGTACCATAGCCGCACTGGTAATTAGCTGGATTCGCTATAAACGCCCTACTCTTTCTTTAAGCCTGAACGGTTCATTAGCCGGCTTGGTAGCAATTACTGCTGGTTGTGATATTGTATCGCCGGAATCTGCCATCATCATTGGCTTAATTGCTGGTACAGTACTCGTATTTGGAGTAGAATTTATTGACAAAGTTTTACGAATTGATGATCCGGTAGGTGCTGTAACAGTGCACGGAATCAATGGTGCCCTGGGAACAATTTTAGTCGGATTTTTCGCCAAAGAAGGTGGTGTATTCTACGGAGGAGGTTTCAGTCTGCTGGGAATTCAGGTTTTAGGTGTTGCTGCAGTTGCGGCATGGGCTTTAGGCACAGCATATATTATCTTTAAAATATTAAAGATTACCGTTGGATTAAGAGTATCTGCCCGTGTTGAGGAAGAAGGTCTTGACATCTATGAACATGGAGAAAAAGCATACCACTAACACTTTCTAACTAACTCGTTTCTCACAAATGGCAAGGTACAATGTTTGTTCCCTGCCATTTATTTTTTGTTTATCTATGTTTATTTTAAATAATTTGTAATTTCATATAAAATTCTACGTTAACTTAGAATGAGTAAATACAAACTTTTAAATCAAATAAAAATGAATCAAATGAAGAAAGTAAATGTGTTTTTATTAGCCTGTTTTTTCCTAGTGCTAAGCATAGGACAATCCGGATGTTATGGGCCATTTCGCCTGACAAAAAATTTACATGAATGGAATGGCACAGTAGGTGACAAATTTATTAACGCACTGGTATTTTTTGCATTTATTGTTATTCCGGTTTACGAAGTTGCTGTTTTCGTTGACGGTGTTGTATTAAACACCATTGAATTTTGGACCGGAGATAATCCTGTTACCATGACCGAAAATGATAAAGATGTTCAAATCGTAAAAAAAGACGGCAACAAATACCGCATTACAGCTACGCAAAATAAATTTCACATAGAACAACTTCAAGGTGCTAATAAAGGCGATACAGCAGAATTAATCTTCAATCCTGAAAATAACTCATGGAGTTTAAAAGACGGCAACAAAGAACTTCAGAAACTTGTTGATCTAAATATTGAAGCGAATTTAATTCACATATACAAGCCTGATGGTCAAACCGTAACTTTCGATCAAAACACAAATAACCTTGCAGACATTAAGGCTCAGCTAAACGCAGAATCAATAAACTGGGCTCAAAAATAAACAGCAAGTCCTGTTCCAAATAAAGAAAACCCCAATTGTTATATCTAACTTTTGGGGTTTATTTTAATGGCTTTGAGCCATAGCCTAAAATTATACTGTCTAAAAATTTTTTCCTTGAACTGATAAATGTAACTTTAATGGTAATCGTTTCAATTTTAGGATGGTATGAATACAAAAGAAAATAAACATATCCAAAGCACTTTTTCAAGGTGCTTTTTTGTCCTTCTTTTACTTCTATCAAACTTATACTCTTTCGGTTTACCGCCTAATACATCACGTGAAAACGAAAAAATCACCCTACAACTTAAATACTTCCATCAATTTCAATTTGCCGGCTATTATGCCGCTCTTCACAAAGGGTTTTATCAAGATGCTGGATTAACAGTTGAATTAATTGAAGGAGGTACAATAAACTCAATTAGTAAAGTTCTAAACGGTGAGGCTGATTACGGCATCGCAGCAAACGATCTTCTAATAGAACGCCTTAACAACAAACCAATAGTCTTACTAGCCTCTATATTCCAAAGCTCTCCATCCATATTTATCTGCCTGCAAAAATCAAACATTCATACGGCGCATGATCTCATCAACAAAAGAATCATGTTGCTCGATGAATACAGGGATCCGGAACTGATGGCGATTTTTTATAAGGAAGGGATTCAAATAAATGACATCAACCGAATTAGCACAACATACAACATTAATGATTTAATTGATGGAAAAACTGATGTATTAAATGCTTACTCTACCAACGAGGCCTTTTTTTTGAAAGAAAGAAACATTCCGTACACTATTATATCACCCAAAACCTACGGTATTGATTTTTATGGTGACTGCCTGTTCACAAGTGAAAAAGAAATC is a genomic window containing:
- the hisG gene encoding ATP phosphoribosyltransferase, with protein sequence MGEKLTIAVQKSGRLQEDSLRILKECGISIDNGKDQLKANASNFPLEVLYLRNSDIPQYVQDGVADIAIIGENVIIEKQKELEILQKLGFSKCRLAMALPKDVEYTGLEYFNGKKLATSYPNSLQQFLDANNLDCEIHVISGSVEIAPNIGLADGICDLVSSGSTLFKNGLVEVEEVLVSEACLVANKNISNLKSAILERLLFRMKSVLAAKNNKYILLNAPNDKVEDIIKVLPGMKSPTVLPLAQEGWSSIHSVINENDFWGVIDQLKLNGAEGILIIPIQKMVL
- a CDS encoding DUF3332 domain-containing protein codes for the protein MKKVNVFLLACFFLVLSIGQSGCYGPFRLTKNLHEWNGTVGDKFINALVFFAFIVIPVYEVAVFVDGVVLNTIEFWTGDNPVTMTENDKDVQIVKKDGNKYRITATQNKFHIEQLQGANKGDTAELIFNPENNSWSLKDGNKELQKLVDLNIEANLIHIYKPDGQTVTFDQNTNNLADIKAQLNAESINWAQK
- a CDS encoding ammonium transporter; translation: MEETLTLNTLQAAVAETGHSIDIVWVLIATALVMFMQPGFAMAEAGFTRSKNTANILMKNLVDFAVGSIAFFLIGYALMFGTDIGGLIGKLPFMEDVRPDIDLSFLMFQTVFAATAATIVSGAVAERTEFKAYVLFSIVTTAIVYPISGHWIWGGGWLSELGFHDFAGSTVVHSVGAWMGLVGAAIIGPRIGKYNGKVNAIPGHNLTFAALGVFILWFGWFGFNAGSQLAANGTANTVAISHIFLTTNLSAAAGTIAALVISWIRYKRPTLSLSLNGSLAGLVAITAGCDIVSPESAIIIGLIAGTVLVFGVEFIDKVLRIDDPVGAVTVHGINGALGTILVGFFAKEGGVFYGGGFSLLGIQVLGVAAVAAWALGTAYIIFKILKITVGLRVSARVEEEGLDIYEHGEKAYH
- a CDS encoding P-II family nitrogen regulator, with the translated sequence MKKIEAIIRKTKFEDVKKGLHNIGIDYLSFWDVRGVGKSVEERVYRGVIYDTSSIERTLISFIVRDKYVDSCIVSIRENAFTGEVGDGRIFVYNVEDAYRIRTGDSGDRSLYDEE